From Streptomyces sp. NBC_00683, one genomic window encodes:
- a CDS encoding MBL fold metallo-hydrolase, which yields MTEQTERPVADPGPAATGRVVPARPLGEVRSWPSSFADRLTAPLPGVRGMTRLARERALRPNTEGLRGIHRLPYAPGPLPAAGTDTMAVTWAGHASWIVRVGGLTVLTDPVWSRRILGTPARITPVGVRWEELPPVDAVVISHNHYDHLDAPTLRRLPRATPLFVPAGLGSWFRRRRFTCVTELDWWESAELGGVRFDFVPSHHWSKRTLVDTCRSLWGGWVLGDRQGRRIYFAGDSGYGHWFKEIGRRYPGLDLAMLPIGAYEPRWWLSDVHTDPEEAVQAYEDLGARAMAPMHWATFLLSAEPVLEPLIRLRTAWNQAGYPREDLWDLPVGGSRVLGG from the coding sequence ATGACGGAACAGACCGAGCGCCCGGTCGCGGATCCCGGCCCCGCGGCCACCGGCCGCGTCGTCCCGGCGCGCCCCCTCGGTGAGGTCCGGTCCTGGCCCAGCAGCTTCGCGGACCGCCTCACCGCCCCGCTCCCGGGTGTCAGGGGCATGACGCGGCTGGCCCGCGAGCGCGCCCTGCGGCCCAACACCGAAGGGCTGCGCGGGATCCACCGGCTGCCGTACGCTCCCGGCCCGCTGCCCGCCGCGGGGACGGACACGATGGCCGTCACCTGGGCAGGACACGCCAGCTGGATCGTCAGGGTCGGCGGGCTCACCGTCCTCACCGACCCGGTCTGGTCGCGCCGGATCCTCGGCACCCCGGCGCGGATCACCCCGGTCGGCGTCCGCTGGGAGGAACTGCCGCCCGTCGACGCCGTCGTCATCAGCCACAACCACTACGACCACCTGGACGCCCCGACGCTGCGCAGGCTGCCGCGGGCCACTCCGCTGTTCGTCCCCGCCGGGCTCGGCTCCTGGTTCCGGCGCCGCCGGTTCACCTGCGTCACCGAGCTCGACTGGTGGGAATCGGCTGAACTGGGCGGCGTGCGGTTCGACTTCGTACCCTCCCACCACTGGTCCAAGCGCACCCTCGTGGACACCTGCCGCTCACTGTGGGGCGGCTGGGTCCTCGGCGACCGGCAGGGGCGGCGGATCTACTTCGCGGGGGACAGCGGCTACGGGCACTGGTTCAAGGAGATCGGCCGCCGCTACCCCGGACTCGACCTGGCGATGCTGCCCATCGGCGCGTACGAACCGCGCTGGTGGCTCTCCGACGTGCACACGGACCCCGAGGAGGCCGTGCAGGCGTACGAGGACCTCGGCGCCCGCGCGATGGCACCGATGCACTGGGCGACGTTCCTGCTCTCCGCCGAACCCGTACTCGAACCGCTGATCCGGCTCCGTACCGCCTGGAACCAGGCCGGATACCCCCGCGAAGACCTCTGGGACCTGCCGGTCGGCGGCTCACGTGTCCTCGGCGGCTGA